A stretch of the Nicotiana tabacum cultivar K326 chromosome 6, ASM71507v2, whole genome shotgun sequence genome encodes the following:
- the LOC142182081 gene encoding uncharacterized protein LOC142182081: MDAPPNFEEGQSTYRPPRFNGQYYDWWKTRMHDFMMAEDSELWDIICDGPHVPMKKLEETGTLVPKGRGEYNDIDRKAIEKNYRAKKILICGIVPDEYNRVSACDTAKEIWEALQTAHEGTTQSNNPR, from the coding sequence ATGgatgctccaccaaactttgaagaaggacaatcaacctatagACCTCCCAGATTCAATGGTCAATACTACGACTGGTGGAAGACTCGGATGCATGATTTCATGATGGCCGAAGATTCAGAGTTGTGGGACATCATTTGTGATGGTCCTCATGTTCCTatgaagaaacttgaagaaaCAGGAACATTGGTTCCCAAAGGGAGAGGAGAGTACAACGACATTGACAGAAAAGCTatagaaaagaactatcgtgcCAAGAAAATATTGATATGTGGCATAGTACCTGATGAGTACAATAGAGTATCAGCTTGTGAtactgccaaagaaatatgggaagcctTACAAACTGCACATGAAGGAACCACTCAGTCAAACAATCCAAGATAG